From Erigeron canadensis isolate Cc75 chromosome 5, C_canadensis_v1, whole genome shotgun sequence:
GTTGAGAAGAAAGTTGAGCCCCCAAGTAAGAAGGGGAAGATTTTGAAGAATTATGCTGTGACAACAGCACCTGAGCCGCCTAGGTATTCTGGAACCGCTCCTAAGTGTTCCCAGTGCTATCTTCACCACACTGGTGCTTGTCCCACCTGTTACAAGTGCCAAGGCATTGGGCACTTGGCTAGATACTGCAATGTCGTGTCGACAAACATGATCAGAGCTAACCCGCCGCCAGTGAACAGAAATCTTCAGATGAGGAATGACAGACTTCCTCCACCACCTCCTGCACCAGTTCAAAGAAATCAGAATCAGATTCGGAACGCCCATGTTCAGCGCGATGCTCATCCACGCGGACCAAGACAGCAGAACCAGAACCGCCAGCATCAGCAAAACCGACAGGGCCCTGCTAACGCTCGAGTTTTCGCTCTGAACGCTGAAGAAGCTCGTCAGAACCCAcgggttgtgacaggtacttttcttctgaacGATCATTACGCTTCAACACTATTTGACTCCGGTGCTGAACGTAGCTTTGTTGCATTAGACTTTAAAGCTAATACTGACATGAACACTGGCAGACTAAATGATAAGTATGTGATAGAGTACGCTAATGGCCAACGGTATGGCACTAATGAAATTGCTCTAGACTGCTCCTTGGTCTTAGTAGACAAGACTTTTACGATTGACCTAATTCCTGTTGAACTTAGTAGTTTTGATATCATCGTGGGAATGGACtggctatccaaacaccacgcgacTATTTGTTGCCATGAGAAAACAGTTCATATACCACTCCAGAACAGTGAGATCCTGATAGTGCAAGGCGATAAGTCCACGAACGAGCTAAAGATCGTCTCAGCCATGAAATTCCGCAAGTACTTAGACAAGAAAGACCATCTCGTGTACTTAGCTCATGTCATCGACAAAAGTgctaaagaacttaaagttcaagacatccccattgtACGGGACTTTccagatgtctttcctgacgatTTACCAGGTGTACCACCTGTgagacaagtcgagttcaatattgatcttGTTCCCGGTGCAGCACCTGTCGCTAAAGCACCATATCGTCTAGCTcctcctgaaatgcaagaactgtccaatCAATTACAAGAACTCGTGAGCAAAGGCTTTATCCGTCCCAGTTCATCCCCTTGGGGTGCACCGATCTTgttcgttaaaaagaaagatggctcaatgagaatgtgcatagatTATCGAGAACTGAACAAACTAACCATCAAGAACCGGTATCCTTTGCCTCGCATAGACGActatttgatcaattgcaaggtgcctcgtacttttctaagatcgatctACGATCGGGCTATCACCAGATTCGTGTTCAAGATAGTGATGTCCCAaagacagcttttcgtactCGCTATGGTCATTACGAGTTCCTcgttatgccatttggtctgactaatgctccagctattttcatggacttgatgaatCGTGTCTGTCGTCCATTCTTAGACAAATTTGTGATCGTgttcattgacgatattctcGTTTACTCCCGAAACAAGACCGACCATGAGCAACACTTACGCTCTGTTCTTCAACTCCTacgaaaagaagagttatatgccaaattttcaaagtgcgaattctggcttcgccaagtacagttcTTAGGTCACATTGTAAACGAGGAGGGCATTCATGTTGATCCGACCAAGGTTGAAGCCATCAAGAAATGGGAGGCCCCGATAACTCCCACTGAAGTTCGTAGTTTCCTCGGATTAGCTGGTTATTATCGTCGTTTCATcgaaaatttttctaagatcGCACTACCCTTGACACAATTGACGCAAAAGACTCGAGATTTCATTTGGGGTGATCAGCAAGAACAAGCATTCCAAACCTTAAAGGACAAACTGTGTAACGCACCTGTCCTAACTTTACCTGATGGCACTGAAGACTTTGTGGTGTACTGTGACGCCTCACATCAAGGTCTAGGctgtgtactgatgcaaagaAGCAAGGTGATCGCCTATGCATCCAGACAACTCAAAGTGCACGAAAAGAACTATACCACCCACGACCTAGAACTTGGGGCAGTTGTGTTCGCTTTGAAGATTTGGAGGCACTACTTATACGGAACCAAGTGTACTATCTTTACCGATCACAAGAGCTTGCAGCACGTATTCAACCAGAAAGAACTGAACATGAGACAGAGGCGTTGGGTGGAATTGCTGAATGACTATGACTGTGAAATCAAGTATCATCCCGGAAGGCGAATGTAGTAGCCGACGCGCTGAGCAGAAAAGAACGAGTCAAAATCTTATCTATTAAGGAGGCAAATCGTACAGACTTGAGGCAACTTGTGATCAAAGGCCAAGAGTTCGGCTTGAGATCGAAAGACAGTATAAAAGCTGAGCGGTTAGGACCCATCGCTCAGGAATTCGAAGTCGATGATAATGGAGTTAGAAAAttcaagaaccgagtttggatccctgcagCTAATGGTGTTCgagagatcatcatgcaggaagctcaTCGTTCTAAATACTCGATTCATCCAGGCGCAGACAAAATGTACAAGAACTTGAAGCTAGATtattggtggcctgggatgAAGAGAGAGATCTTTGAGTACGTCAGCGGATGTCTGACATGTTCTAAAGTCAAAatcgaacatcagaaaccttctggattgttgaagcaattggaaatcccggtgtggaagtgggaagaCATTACTATGGACTTCATTATGAAACTGCCTCGTACGAAGAACAACCATAACTCCATTTGGGTTATTGTAGACAGACTGACGAAATCAGCCCGTTTTCTTCCTATCCGAGATGACTACTCACTGGAGAGACTTGCTGAGATCTATATAGATGACATCGTAACTAAGTACGGTGTTCCTTTATCAATTGTATCTGACCGCGACCCGCGCTTCACGTCCgacttttggcagtcacttcaagaagcgtTAGGTACTAGACTTAATCTGAGCACCGCCTATCACCCACAGTCAGACGGGCAAAGCGAACGCACTATTCAGACTCTGGAAGACATGCtccgttcttgtgcattagagtTTAGAGGgagttgggataaacatctcccgttgatcgagttctcgtacaataacaGCTATCACACGAGTATTCAGTGTGCACCGTTCGAGGCCTTATATGGTCGCAAATGCCGGTCACCACTGTGTTGGCTAGACGCCGGTGAAAGGAGTTGGATGAAGCTTCCAGTTGTACAGACCACCATAGACAAGATagctgttatcaaagaaaagcttaaggCAGCTCAAGACAGACAAAAATCCTATGCAGACAAACGCCGTAAGCCTCTTGAGTTCGAGGTGGGCGACAaagttcttttgaaagtttccccatggaaaggtaccGCCCGGTTCGGCAAGAGAGGCAAGTTGGCGCCTCGGTACATAGGACCAtataagatcattaaacgtGTAGGACCAGTAGCGTACAAGCTGGAACTACCGTTAGAGCTCGGCAATGTTCATGACACGTTCCACGTATCCAATCTTAAGAAGTGCATGGCTGACGACCCGACCAtcattcctgttaaggatgttcaCATAGACGAAGGGCTCGAGTTCACCGAAGAGCCTATCGAAATCGTAGACAAAGATGCTAAACAGACAAGACAGAGCCGCGTACCCCTAGTTCGTGTACGTTGGAGTGCTAGACACGGGTACAATGAcacctgggaacgcgaggacttcattaagaagaagtaccctcatcttttGACCGACgagactcttaatttcgaggacgaaatcgCCCAAGTGGGGgaggatgtaacaaccgtcccagaaatgttctatttaagtccTTGAAAATGTACATATGCCACTAAATCGGTCAGACAGTCTAATTTATGTGAGTtatagacgtactttagatgttcattatgtgcttatgtgaacttcaaattgatctaaatattaatattgaacGACGAGTTTGTGATTATATTCAATAATATAGTAAGTTCGGTTCACAAATATCAAAAGATCGTAAAAGAGCTCAGCTCaatttaattgcaaaatggtccttgtagttgtgaaatttcacttttatggtaaggtataaaaagaagtgtaaacccaaaaagattTCTATTCTTCACCACCTTCATCACCTCCACACACTCACCACACcaagaaacacacacataaGAAATTCTTTGATTTCGTGATTGTTAGATCGAATcgttgatatcattagcttccttgtagTCATCTAAACATATTTCTGAAACCGActttgaggtaacaacaacgtattttgtgattttgatcaaattaagttcaaacttttcaactatatgttcttgatgatttggtcgtttttgatgtcaaaaacgtgttaaagaacaatgggtttatgtttaaataagtctagtaactgttttggtgatcaaatttgggtcgtaacatgtcttaatcttcaaaactcgtgattttgttaagttcagtgttatgtccgtatgcctgctgcatcaaacgaatttatcttgttcaaaacgaaattagctaAACGAACTTAATGTCTAACTTCGAtctgttcagtccaacgaacttaatgtctaacttcgttctgttcagtccaacgaacttaatgtctaacttcgttcagttcagtccaacgaatttaaagtctaaattcgttcagtttagaccaacgaatttaaagtctaaattcgttcagttcagtccaacgaatttaaagtctaaattcgttcaagttcagttcaaacagacttaaggctcactttcgttcagttcatgtacgtgaagttcagttaaaactattttgagtcaaaatgttcaaaggaccaaatcatcagttcaccaaggacatttgtgatttgaataatcacttagactaatacgtgtacttctatatggttattatgtgcataggagttcggcaaggcgtaattggatcccgatagatatacttatctatctttgtacttgttcactgtactagttctatatattgtaccagatcactgtgagttcacttatttcccctttcgtacatttttaaagttctttatcggggactgaaaagcatgaaaactattttgtacttatatatatacagacttatatatatattttcttgactgtaCTACGTACTATCTTAAGACAGACAGACTATTatgtacagactattttcagaccgactatgtacagacagactatttacgttatgatacttattttctaaatgtgtgttctagatcttgaatgggcaggatcttgaatacattcttgtatgtacttattgtctatgtatgagacctaagacttactgctatcaattcatctcccacctgttctgggaatggaccgtaggtattatggacagcgctgttagggtaggcccatcctcattctcctcaggacaggagaatgcatattacctagacttattgatcacttgttctgatcacatgctctggtcaccagttctgacctagttcgtactcatatatactttctgattgcatgagttccctgatttatcatagctcgttatggccaagcggattagcagtaataatagacatacatattaagtacattacagattctaaactattgttattacagcaaggtacatttgacagccgtacagactatatgacttgacttttatacatacccgtactatgtatatttataaagtactttatgtgaatctcaccaactactttcgtagttgacctttgaacttacatgcttttcaggctaggtactagatatttagcataagagtcttccgttctaagctcatccttttggtGACGGTTCGTGCATACAAGTCCTGGAGCTACGAAGGCCTTATTACTATTCTAGCTCAAGTACTGTtctatgagacaattgttctgtcccatgaatttgactattttgattcagttatattctgtaataacattcgtacttctgatctagacttaattatgattcGTTATGACTTTGTTCTCctgatctttgattaatcttaatggctgtgttgaacttgtactgtgtgcatttgtacttgtctgtgcatcccgtatattccgctttagtgGGGTGTTTTCACACGGGTCTAAAATtagtatctaccaatatatatataacaaggtgttaaattcattcctaaacaaacaagaacccttCGATGAGTTCTATCTTTTATTTAGAACCGTtggatcaaatttaattatctcATATTTAACAATGACATACGCGCACGATGCAACGGCGGTATACTGCGGCGGTGGGCGAAAGTGACAGCGATTGATGGTAGTAATTTTCATGTAAGCTGTAAGGACTCAAACCTCTTTAAACAAAAacgaataaatttttttttttttttttgtgtgtccactgcggcgcagtgaggcgagacacctccactgcggcgcagtggaaattCTCTGCCAAAAGTGAAAGAaagctcactgcggcgcagtgaggcaggACACactcactacggcgcagtgatATATCCCGGCTAACATTAACCAAagcccactacggcgcagtgagcTAAAGCaggctcccactgcggcgcagtgggggctACCTGCAGCAAACCACTTGTTCAAAATCAGGTTTTCCCGCACTTAACTCTAAATGttaaaccaaaacaccattACAACTTCAACATTTCCGAATACCAAAACATGACCTTTAGAGCATAAGTCACCCATACATTGAAATCATTCCTTTTAACAAGACTTTTGACTACAAAATTTCACAAGCGGGTCAATAACCCTACTTGGGTAATTGTCAAGTTAGTTACAAATTCTACCATTACTAAAGTTTCCAACGCAACTACAACCTTTCAGGAGTTCATCCAAAAATAATTTGACCAAAGAACATGTATCGAAAGCCAATGGATATCAAAAGGGACCATCTACCCAAATTATCCAAAATGCCAACCTTCCAAATGGCAAGAGCTTCCAAATTCTAACTTCACTCGATCACTTCTTTAcctttgctactaccaactcctataagagagttaaacaactaaaacataagcaacgcttagtgaatgcatacacatataatcataatcatgtcatttcaactttgtgcatcaagcaccatataagcctagcaagctagaCTTTTCATACActtcaaacaacatacattcattttcaacatggccatggaaagtttggctagtaggaatttacccacctactagctcttgcaaacaactatcaaatgggtcataggaatttacctacctatgacctctagtaacaataacatgattatatgcatatacctTAAACTTGGCTAGTTGACACAACAAGGCTACAAGATCAACAATTTAatcttcaacacctatacaagagtaatcacatatcatctatgagttccatgactcaactaCTTACATTCAACAATtctaagattatggtgtttggctactaaaCACTTTCCAACAAatcttcaatttctcaaaataaagctttattttataaacactaGCCAACCAccatgagattcttaccaaaGGGGATTCTCACTAACAACAAATTCTTTCAATCAATAATCCATATATCATTCAaatttagttagagttttactTGAATACCCCAATAGCAAAAACCCCAACTCCAAGcctaagaaccctaattttaaagGACAAATCAAACTAAGGTTATGAAATCTATACCTCAAGAATGGGAAACAAAGAATTTGGGTTTTCAAATTGGAattcttcctctttttcttctttaaagaatcggtcaccaccacctccaagaaAGCCCCAAAATTTCAATTCTAACACAATAGgagatgattattgttattgctTTTAAGATTAAACTTCTTCAATTTGAGTTTCTATTGCATGAACCATGGAAGGATTTTGAGAAAATGGAGTAGTTAGAAGAGAAAAGAGCTTGAGTAGGAAAACATGAATCATCAACTTAGTGGCTGGCTTTTCTCTCTGCTAGCCACGTCCCCTATTGTattttgtgggtaaaatacccgctagccactaaagttccaactaaaataaccccttaactcaaaacaaaatactaggaaattaatttaatgtcaaaactacaaaagaaaagttaattttctattaccttaaaatactgGGATGTTACAAATCTCCCCCACCTAGAATCTATCACGTCCCCGTGATCCATACCATGTGCAAAGACGGGTAGTAAACCAACATGTCATGCTCCGTTTCCCACGTATACTCGGAGTTCTTATGATGCTTCCATTGTACCTTGAACGTTCGTACCGTCTTATTGCTtatctttctcaattcttcttCAACAATCGCCACCGGTTCCTCAACGTAAGTTAGCTTTTTGTCTAGTTCAATTTCTTTCAATGGAACACACGTTGCATCATCGACAAGACATTTTCGGAGTTGTGAAgcatgaaaagtgttatgaataTGAGATAACTcttcaggtaactccaattgGTAAGCCACTTTGCCAACTCGTGCAAAAATCCGAAACGGGCCAATGAATCGTGGACTCAACTTTCCACGTTTGCGAAATCGTAGCAAACCCTTCCATGGAGATACCTTTAACATAACTCGATCACTGATGTGCCAAATCGagctttaatatttgtaaactaaaactaccaaagaactaactattacgcactcacgggcagtggacccgatcgtttgtaatatagcaaagaggtaagtctgagttcgttctcagggactgtgaaatgattaattgcttgttaaatggtttggaaaacaggtatTGCTCGAATttccctttgacaattaaacaaattgatttgccaattgattgcataaaattgaagaaagattcagacaaaataattaaaagtcatccaccttgatttcccttgacttcaaatgtgattgcatttgatgaggaaCAAATTCTTAAGAGTTTGAAAAGTAGTCGTGACAAGACTAAACtattcacgtggtaccaccatccATGAATAATTTATCGATCCACCTGACTAGTctaattacccaagccggtaccaccaagaccaagacaattcttctaacaatcagtttttatctacttatcaaattatcagttgaacctatgtgacaataacgtggtaccaccaaccgatatcaatcacattgacaaatttaatccttacttaaaatgatattcactatcataccatgaactagtgataattacttatagacaagtaaccgttttaaaatcacatacacattcgactggtaccaccaacgaagaatcatatgcaaccaatatcgattttaattaaatgaaaagaattaaaaccatcaagatcacggaacaacgataattaaataaaccctttaaaattaaaaatatagcaatcacattatccgtctagtttcatcaaggtggatgattaaacagttagccactcatgatcaattcacaataatcaaagaaacggaaaagaaacatgaagtaccaattgtttgaagaaaataatttgcaagacaataatgtagatacgatctagatgggtgcccgtaatatcttcaatgagtccgcctaagtgaaacacttgattggagaaagaagaatcctgatagagcagctcctagaaagagtttgaatgcctcgaaattcgtgcctagggtttatatttatacctcttgaaaaataaggctttaagtcggccgttgacttttgttgaccagcctcccactgcggcgcagtggtcatGTGAAggcctccactgcgtcgcagccaaATATCACTGGAATTCCCTTCGTATGCAACATggatgactgcggcgcagtgggatcgTGCATGCCATCCACTACGGCGCAGCCAAATATCTCTGCCAAATCTTTGCGTGCAAAAtgggtgactgcggcgcagtgggctcgtACAcacccaccactgcggcgcagtcgtgCCCTACGACTTGTCTCTGTTGACTTGCTtgatcactgcggcgcagtgatccTCGATTACGACCACTGCTGCGCAGCCAAATCTCACTGGACAAAAGTCACTCGTGCATGAataaccactgcggcgcagtcggcAAATGTGCatttccactgcgtcgcagtggacaCAAAGACTTCAACCACCtcgttttcaactttcaactcgccactttcatcatttcttttgcATAAATCAACTCTCGACTTCATGAATTATTGTATTAGCCAATAGTCTTCCAAATGTGAGCCAAATGACTACGTAACCTGCTAAGCGCCTGAAactactaacaaacaccataaacgcgccaaatgcacacaaagtagacttaaaacatataaataaatggccaataatgatgtgggtaatgggtataaattagtcacatcaatcACCAACCTCAAACTCAATGGGCCTTCTTCTAACATCGGGCATACGACCTTTGTCTATATTGAGCCGCCTTAAGTCTCTCACGAATCTCGTCTATCTTTTGCGTAGTTTCAAGAACGACATCAGTTCTTCCTAATTCCCGTTTTCccacttctccccaacaaatggGAGTCCGACATCTTCTACCATAAAGCATTTCGTATGGTGGCATCTTAATGCTAGAATGGTAGCTATTATTGTACGAAAATTCCGCCAAAGGTAAGTATGCATCCCATGGTCCTCCAAAATCAATAATGCATGCTCGTAACATATCTTCCAATGTTTGGATGGTTCTTTCACTTTGACCATCCGTTTGCGGGTGGTATGCAGTACTAAAATGTAACTTAGTacccatatcttcatgaaacTTCCTCCAAAAACGGGAGGTAAATCGAGTATCTCTATCCAAAACAATAGAGACGGGGATGCCATGCCGAGCTACAACTTCTTTCACATATATATCGGATAGGACTTCGGAAGATGATGACTCACGGATGGGCAAAAACAAGGCACTTTTCGTTAACCGATCTACAACCACCCAAATGGAATCAAATTGATGTTTGGGCGTCTTGGGGAGTTTAGTAATAAAGTCCATAGTCAAATGCTCCCATTTCCATTGTGGTATATCAAGTGGTTGAAGCTTCCCATATGGCTTTTGATGCTCCGCCTTAACTTGTAGACAAGTCAAACACTTTTCCACATACTTGACAATGTCACGTTTCATGCCCGGCCACCAATAATCGGCTTTCAAATCTTGATACATTTTCGTTGTGCCGGGGTGGATAGAATATTTGGACTTATGTGCTTCATCAAGAAGAATTTCCTTCGT
This genomic window contains:
- the LOC122601823 gene encoding uncharacterized protein LOC122601823, producing MLKVSPWKGLLRFRKRGKLSPRFIGPFRIFARVGKVAYQLELPEELSHIHNTFHASQLRKCLVDDATCVPLKEIELDKKLTYVEEPVAIVEEELRKISNKTVRTFKVQWKHHKNSEYTWETEHDMLVYYPSLHMVWITGT